Proteins encoded in a region of the Solanum dulcamara chromosome 9, daSolDulc1.2, whole genome shotgun sequence genome:
- the LOC129903220 gene encoding uncharacterized protein At4g06744, with amino-acid sequence MMNSTIKFLIFFLSVTAAQPLKGQYQLIFADQRLAIVYPIIQKFKSIISADPLGVTKSWVGPNICNYTGFYCESPPDNNSAIALASIDFNGFQLSASTLDGFLDQLPDIAIFHANSNNFGGTLSPKIANLPYLYELDISNNQFFGPFPSPILGMNSLNLLDIRFNSFTGSVPPQLFTKDQLDALFINNNNFMQMLPDNIATSHVTYLTLANNRFFGPIPRSISKILSSLSEILLLNNLLSGCLPYELGFLNEAVVFDAGNNRLTGPLPFSLGCLENVEILNFAGNQLYGIVPDVICALGNLANLSLSDNYFTGFGPICLRLIENGVLDLRNNCIPGLPFQRSIAECVAFFAYPRYCPHMATYTYIPCWLSNFKTPPLDLSQLAP; translated from the coding sequence ATGATGAATAGTACTATCaaatttctaatatttttcttgAGTGTTACAGCAGCACAACCACTAAAAGGACAATACCAATTGATTTTTGCAGATCAAAGGCTTGCTATAGTATACCCCATTATCCAAAAATTCAAGAGTATCATCTCTGCTGATCCTCTGGGTGTTACAAAATCTTGGGTTGGTCCAAACATATGTAATTATACTGGTTTTTATTGTGAAAGTCCCCCAGACAACAACTCAGCAATTGCTCTTGCTTCTATTGATTTCAATGGATTTCAACTTAGCGCGTCTACGCTTGATGGCTTCCTCGATCAGCTTCCAGATATAGCCATTTTTCATGCTAATTCCAACAATTTTGGTGGGACTCTGTCTCCAAAAATCGCGAATCTTCCTTATCTCTATGAACTTGATATTAGTAACAACCAATTTTTCGGACCATTTCCTAGTCCAATTTTGGGCATGAATAGCCTAAATTTATTGGATATAAGATTCAATTCTTTCACTGGATCAGTCCCACCTCAATTATTCACTAAAGATCAATTAGACGCGCTcttcatcaacaacaacaatttcaTGCAGATGCTTCCTGATAACATCGCAACCAGCCATGTTACATATCTTACCTTAGCCAACAATAGATTTTTCGGTCCTATCCCACGTAGTATTTCCAAAATCTTGTCGAGTTTGTCTGAAATCTTGCTACTTAACAACTTGTTAAGTGGATGTCTCCCTTATGAACTTGGATTCTTGAACGAAGCAGTAGTTTTCGATGCTGGCAATAATAGACTCACCGGTCCACTTCCGTTTTCATTAGGGTGCTTGGAAAATGtcgaaattttgaattttgcgGGAAATCAGTTGTATGGGATAGTGCCTGATGTGATTTGTGCCCTGGGGAATTTGGCCAATTTATCCTTGTCCGATAACTATTTTACAGGATTCGGGCCAATTTGTTTGAGATTAATAGAAAATGGTGTGCTTGATTTGAGGAATAATTGTATTCCTGGTCTTCCATTTCAAAGATCAATTGCTGAATGTGTTGCATTTTTTGCTTACCCAAGGTACTGTCCACACATGGCTACATATACTTATATTCCTTGTTGGCTTTCCAATTTCAAAACACCTCCTTTGGATCTCTCTCAATTGGCTCCGTAA